One window of Myxocyprinus asiaticus isolate MX2 ecotype Aquarium Trade chromosome 6, UBuf_Myxa_2, whole genome shotgun sequence genomic DNA carries:
- the LOC127442955 gene encoding gastrula zinc finger protein XlCGF8.2DB-like: protein MEFIKEECEDICLNDPELCRMEDEDTEEQTELMEVKEESQELNVVEQEHQYQKPCNFIIGEKPFSGSKTEMSFFGRRTCRTRAKYSFTCPHCGKSFTEKGNLKKHIRTHSGEKPFTCHQCGKSFSHKGNLNDHIRIHTGEKPFTCLQCGKSFTHKRSLYDHTPIHTGEKPFACPQCGKSFTQKGHLGNHIKIHTGEKSFVCPQCGKSFTQKGHLKRHIRIHTGEKPFTCLQCGKSFTHKRCLNAHTAIHTGEKPYTCLQCGKSFTHKSSLNDHTVIHTGEKSYICPQCGKSSKRLSNLKSHMKIHSDKKVHSCSVWKESQKSFVLSHWTKAS, encoded by the exons ATGGAGTTTATTAAAGAGGAATGTGAAGACATATGCCTAAATGATCCAGAACTGTGCAGAATGGAagatgaagatactgaggaacaaacaG agctgatggaagtgaaagaggaaagtcaagaactgaatgtaGTGGAGCaggaacatcagtatcagaaaccTTGTAATTTCATAattggagagaaacctttcagtGGGTCAAAGACTGAGATGAGTTTCTTTGGAAGAAGAACTTGTAGAACAAGAGCCAAATATTCTTTCACATGCCctcattgtggaaagagtttcacagaaAAAGGAAATCTTAAGAAACACATAAGAactcactctggagagaagcctttcacatgtcatcagtgtggaaagagtttctcacataaaggaaaccttaatgatcacataagaattcacactggcgagaagccttttacatgccttcagtgtggaaagagtttcacacataaaAGAAGCCTTTATGATCACACAccaattcacactggagagaagccttttgcCTGCccacagtgtggaaagagtttcacacagaaAGGACACCTTGGGAACCACATaaaaattcatactggagagaagtcTTTTgtctgccctcagtgtggaaagagtttcacgcAGAAAGGACACCTTAAGAGACACattagaattcacactggagagaagcctttcacgtgccttcagtgtggaaagagtttcacacacaaaAGATGCCTCAATGCCCACACAGCTATTCACACTGgtgagaagccttacacatgccttcagtgtggaaagagtttcacacataaaAGTAGCCTCAATGACCACACTGttattcacactggagagaagtcTTACATATGCCCTCAGTGTGGGAAAAGTTCCAAACGTCTAAGTAACTTAAAAAGCCATATGAAAATTCATTCAGATAAGAAAGTGCACTCttgttcagtgtggaaagagtctCAGAAATCATTTGTGCTATCACACTGGACAAAGGCCAGTTAA